GGCCGTCGGCCTCGTGCTGCTGATCGCGTGCGCGAACGTCGCGGGCCTGCTGCTGGTGCGCGGCGAGCACCGGCGGCGCGAGCTCGCGGTGCGGGTGGCGCTCGGCATCGGCGCGCCGCGGCTCGCGCGGCTGCTGCTCATGGAGAGCCTGATCCTCGCGGTGCTCGGCGGCGCGCTGGGTGTGATGCTCGCCGCGCTCGGCGTGTGGCTGGTGCGGAACACCGCGCCCGCGGGGCTCGCGCGCGTCGCCGACACGCAGCTCGACCTCCCGGTGCTGGGCTTCGCGCTGGGCGTGGCGGCCATCGCGGCGGTGCTGTCGGGCGTCCTGCCCGCGTTCGAGGGGACGCGCGTCGCACCCGCGCACGAGCTGCGCGACGGCGGCCGCGGCGCGACGGTCGGTGCGGCGCGGCTGCGCTGGCGGCAGTCGCTCGTGGTGGCGGAGGTCGCGCTCGCGGTCGTGCTGGTGGCCGGCGCGGGCCTCATGATCCGCTCCGTGCGCAACCTGTTCGCGATCGACGCGGGCTTCCGCGCGGAGCACGTGCTGACGATGCGGCTGTCGACGCCGTCCACGTGGTACGGCGACTCGGTGCGCGTGGCCGGCTTCTGGGACGAGCTGCAGCGGCGCGTGGCCGCGCTGCCCGGCGTGCAGCGCGTGGGCGCCGCGCGGCTGCTGCCGCTGGCGAGCGAGATGGGCGACTGGGGCCTCAGGGTCGAGGGCTACACGCCGCCGCCGGGCGAGGGCGTGCCGGGCGACTGGCAGGTCGTCACGCCGGGCTACTTCGAGGCGATGGGGCTGCGGCTGCGCGCGGGCCGCTTCCTCGACGCGCGCGACGGCATGGGCGCGCCGCAGGCGATGGTGATCAACCGCCGCTTCGCCGAGAAGTACCTCGCGGGCCGCGATCCGCTGGGGGCACGCGTGCGCGTGGGCGGCAGCCCCGACTCGCTGACGTACACGGTGGTGGGGGTCGTGGACGACGTGCGACACAACGCGCTCACGCTCGACGTGAAGCCGCAGTTCTACGCCACGCTCGCGCAGTACGCGCGCGCGCCGGGCAACACGGCGCGCAGCATGAGCCTCGTCGTGCGCACCTCCGGGGATCCGGCGACGCTCGTGACGCCGGTGCGCGCGCAGATCCGCGCGCTCGATCCGCGGCTGCCGGTGTCCGAGATCCGCACGATGGACGACGTCGTCGGGCAGTCGATCGCGGAGCCGCGCTTCGCGATGGGGCTGCTCGGGCTGTTCGGCGTGCTGGCGCTGACGCTGTCGGCGATCGGGATCTTCGGCATCGTCGCGCAGGTGGTCGCGTCGCGCAGCCACGAGTTCGGGATCCGCGCCGCGCTCGGCGCGCGGCCGCGCGAGCTGGTGGGGCTGAGCCTGCGCGCGGGCGCGGTGCAGGCCGGCGCGGGGCTGGCGATCGGCGTCGTGTCGGCGCTGGCGCTGACGCGCGTGATGCGGGCGTTCCTGCACGGCGTCGCGCCGACCGACCCGGCGACGTTCGTCACGGTGCTGGTGGTGACGGGCGCGGTGGCGCTGGCGGCGAGCGTGTGGCCGGCGCGGCGGGCGGGGCGGGTGGACCCGGCGGCGGTGCTGCACGAGGGCTGAGCCTCCCTGGCGGGAGACGCGCGGGCGGTCGCCGGCAGTCGCGGTGGCCGCCCGCGTCGTGTTCTCGTGCGGTGAAAAGCCCGGGGCGGGCCCCGCAAACCATCGGGCGCCGCGTACTGTCTCACCGGAAACGTTCCGGGGAGACCATGCCGCCGACCGATCTCGACCTCCTGCAGGGGACGCTCGACGTCCTCGTGCTCAAGACCCTGTCCTGGGGCCCGCGCCACGGCTACGCCGTCGCGCGCTGGATCCGCGACACCAGCGACGGGACCATCCAGGTGGAGGACCGCGCCCTCTACGTCGCCCTCCACCGCCTGGAGGCACGCGGGTGGCTGGAGAGCGAGTGGGGGCTCTCCGACAACAACCGGAAGGCGAAGTACTACCGCCTCACGGACCTGGGGCGCCAGCAGCTGACCCGCAAGGCCGAGGACTGGACGGTCTACGCGACCGCCGTCTTCCGGATCCTGCGCACCGCCTGACCCCCACCGAGACCGCCCCCGATGACCGGATCCGACGGATTCCGCCGGCTCGTCCGCCCCGCGCCCTCGGCCCGCAGCGCGGCGCGCGACGTCGACGACGAGCTGCAGTTCCACCTCGAGTCGCGCGTGCAGGAGCTGCTCGCCGCCGGCCACCCGCGCGAGGAGGCCGAGCGGTTGGCGGCGCGCGAGTTCGGCGACGTGCGCGCGGCGCGCGAGGAGCTGACCGCGATCGACCGCGAGCGGCTGCGCCGGCGCGGCTGGGCCGAGTCGTTCGCCAGCTGGCGACAGGACCTGCGGTTCGCGTGGCGCACGCTGCGCCGCCGCCCCGCGTTCAGCGCCACCGTGCTGCTCACGATCGCGCTCGGCCTCGGCGTCACGGGGGCGGTGTTCAGCGTCGCCGACGCGGCGCTCCTGCGCCCGCTGCCGTACGCCGCGCCCGATCGCCTCGTGCATCTGTGGCGCACCGCGACGAACGCGCCCGACGCGCGCGGCGACCTCTCGTACCCGGAGCTGCTCGACCTGCGCGAGCGCGCGCGGTCGCTGGCCGGCGTCGCCGGCTACCACAGCAACCGCATGGTGCTCGGCACGGGCGAGCAGCCGCGCGTGCTGTGGGCGGGGAAGACGAGCGCCAACTTCTTCGCCGTGCTGGGCGTGCGCCCCGCGGCCGGCCGCCTGTTCGCCGAGGGCGAGGATGCCGTCGGCGCCGCACGCGTGGCGGTGCTGTCGCACGCGCTCTGGCAGCGGCAGTTCGCCGGCGACGCGTCGATCGTCGGACGCGCGGTGCAGCTCGACGGCGCGTCGTACACGGTCGTCGGCGTGCTGCCGGCCACGTTCCAGTTCGCGCCGGTGGGCGCGGCCGACGTGTGGGTGCCGTTCGACCGGCCGGCGGACTGGCGCACGCGGCGCTCGATGAGCTGGTTCCGCGGCTTCGCGCGGCTGCGCGAGGGCGCCACCGTCGCACGCGCGCGCCAGGAGCTGGACGCGGTGGCCGCCGCGCTCGCGCGCGAGTTCCCGCAGACGTCGGCGGAGCGCGGGCTGCGCGCGGTGCCGCTGCGCGACGAGATCACGGGACCGGTGCGTCCGCTGCTCGTGACGCTGCTGGGCGGCGCGGGGCTCGTGCTGATCGTCGCGCTGGCCAACGTCGCCAACCTGCTGATCGTGCGCGGCACCGGACGCGCGCGCGAGCTGGGCGTGCGCGCCGCGCTGGGCGCGGGGCGCGGGCGGCTGGTGCGCCAGCTCCTGACCGAGAGCGCGCTGCTCGCGGCGTTCGGCGGCGCGCTGGGCTTCGTGCTCGCGCAGGCGGGCGTGCGCGCGCTGATCGCGGCGATCCCGCCGGAGCGGCTGCGCGGCATGCCGTACCTCGCGGCGGTGGGCGGCTGGCGGCTGGCCGCGTTCACCGTCGCCGGGTCGCTGCTCGCGGCGGCGGCGTTCGGGCTGCTGTCCACGCTGCGGCTCGTGCGCCCGCAGGCCTTCGAGGCGCTGCGGCAGGGGCGCGGCCTCTCGGACGGCGCCGCGGGCGGCCGACTGCGCGACGGGCTGGTCGCCACGGAGCTGGGCCTCACGGTCGTGCTGCTGAGCGGCGCGCTGCTGTTCGCGCGCAGCTGGACGCGGCTGATGGCGGTGGATCCCGGCTTCCGCGCGGAGCGCGTGACGACCGCGTTCATCCCGCTGCCGCGCGTGGCGTACGCGCCGGTGGCCTCGCGCATCGACTTCTTCACGCGGCTGGAGGCGCGGCTGCGCGCGCTGCCGGGGGTGGAGAGCGTGGGGCTGACATCGAAGCTCCCACTCGATGCGGGCAACAGCAGCAGCTACCGCGTGGTCGGCGCACCCGAGCCGGCGCCAGGGCGCGAGCCGTCGGCGAGCTTCCGCAGCGTGACGCCCGACTACTTCCGCGCGATGGGCATCCCGCTGCTGCGCGGCGCGACCTTCCCCGCGCGCATCGACTCGACGACGCCGGCGCTGGTGATCGTCAGCGCGTCGCTGGCGCGCGAGGCGTTCGGCCGCGAGGACCCGATCGGCCGCCAGCTCACGATCAACGCCGAGCCGGCGACGATCGTGGGCGTCGTCGGCGACGTCGTCATCGGCCGCCTGGAGGAAGGGGTCGCGCCGACCTTCTACCTGCCGTTCGGCCAGCTGCCCGACGTGTCGATGCGCGTCGTGCTCCGTACGCGCGGGGACGTCGGCGGATTGGAGGCGGCGATCCGCGGTGCGGTGCGCGCGCTCGATCCGCAGGTCGCGCTGTACCAGGTCTACACGATGGACAGCCTGGTGCGGCAGTCGGAGTCGATCTTCCTGCGCCGCTTCCCGCTGCTGCTGCTCGGCGCGTTCGCGGCGGCGGCGCTGGTGCTGGCGATCGTGGGCACGTACGGCGTCGTGAGCTACGCGGTCGCGCAGCGGGTGCGCGAGCTGGGCATCCGCATCGCGCTCGGCGCCTCGTCGCGCAGCGTGATCGCGCTGGTGGTGGGCCACGTGGCGGTCGTCGCGACGGTGGGCATCGGCGCGGGGCTGCTGCTCGCGGTCGCGCTCTCGACGCGCGCGGAGGGGATGCTGTACGGCGTGCGCGCCACCGATCCGGCCACGTACGGCGCCGTCGCGCTGCTGCTGGCGGTGGTGGCCGCGGCGGCGGCCGCGATCCCTGCGCGACGCGCCAGCCGCGTCGATCCGGCGCTGTCGCTGCGGGCCGAGTAGGCGCCCGCACAGCTTGCCTCCGCCGCTGGCGTCGCGTATCAGATGCGCCCCGCAAGTGATCGACCGACTCCAGCACGGAGGTCTCGATGCGTGGCGCCATCAACGTGCCCTCGGCTCGATGCTCCGCCGTCCTCGCCTGCGCGGTCGCCATCGCGGCCGGCTGCACGGATCCGCCGACCCGTGCCCGTGCGCCGAGCCCCGGCGCTCCGCTGTTCGCGCGTGGGGGCGAGGGGGCGGGCCCGCCGCAGAGCATCGCCTTCTACAGCAACCGCGACGGCAACGCCGAGATCTACCTGATGGATCCGGACGGGAGCGACCAGACGCGCGTCACCGTCCATCCCGCGTCGGACGTCGAGCCGGACCTGTCGCCGAACGGGCAGTCGATCGTGTTCACCTCGACGCGCAGCGGGAACGCCGACATCTGGCTGCTCGACCTGCGCACCGGCGCGCTCGAGAATCTCACCAACACGACGGCCACCGAGGGGTGGCCGCGCTGGTCGCCGAACGGCCAGCAGATCGCCTTCCAGTCGAACCGCGACGGCAACTTCGAGCTCTACGTGCTGGACCTGCGCACGCGCGAGCTCACGCGCGTGACGACGTACGCGGGCGTCGACCAGTACCCCGAGTGGTCCCCGAACGGGAAGACCCTCGTGCTGCGGCGCGACATGGACGTCTGGACGCTCGATCTGCGCACGGGCGCGCTGACGCAGCTCACCACGCACCCGGCGCTCGACCAGATGGCGGCGTGGTCCCCGAACGGGAAGCAGCTCGCGTTCATGAGCCTGCGCGAGGGCTACTGCTCGGTGTTCCTCATGGAGGCCGACGGCAGCGGGCAGGTGAACCTGACGCCGAAGGCACCCGCCGATCCGGCGAGCGCGTGGTGCAGCCGTGCGCCGTCGTGGTCGACGAACGGGCAGCGGATCCTCTTCATGTCGCTCCGCCCCGGGACCGGTGGGAGCGCGGAGATCTTCTCGATCGCCCCCGACGGCAGTGACCTGACCCGCCTGACCACGGCCCCGGGCGACGACGGGATGCCGACGGCGCGCTGACACGCGGCCGGTCCCGGGGTGGTTGCGGACCGCGGGCACGGGCGGGAAGTTCGTCGCGCCGTTCGCCCCCTTCCCGGAGACGACATGACGATGATGCCCGCCGATGGCTTCCCGCGGTCCCTCGTGCGCCGGCCGGCAGTGCTGCTGCTGGCCGGCGCGGCGCTGCTGACCGGCTGCGCCGACGCGCCCACGCCGCCGAGCGCGCCGAGCGCGCCGAGCGCGCCCAGCGCACGCGAGGTCGCGGCGCGCCCGCAGGCGCTGGCGATCCCCGCCGGGCCGTACGTCGCCGGGCAGTCGTACTTCGGGCGCAACGACTACGTGGAGTACGTCGCGGGCGACGCGCCGATCATCCTCACCGCGCCGCACGGCGGCAACCTCACCCCGTCCGAGATCCCCGACCGCAGCGCCAGCCGGTGCGGCGGCTCCGCGACGACGACGACGGACCTGAACACGCGCGAGCTCGCGCGCGCGATGCAGGCGCGCTACCTCGCGCGCTTCGGGCGGCGTCCGCACGTCGTGCTGATGCACCTCGCGCGGCTGAAGCTCGACGCCAACCGCCTGGAGCCCGAGGCGGCGTGCGGCGACCCCGAGGCGCAGATCGCGCTGGCCGAGTGGCACGACTTCATCGACGCCGCGAAGGCGGCGGTGCTGGAGGCGACGGGGCGCGGCTGGTACATGGACATGCACGGGCACGGGCACAGCGTGCAGCGGCTGGAGATCGGCTACCTGCTGACGGGCGCGCAGCTCGACCTCTCGGACGCGTCGCTCGACGCCAACGCGGCGTACGAGGACACGGCCAGCGTGCGCACGATCTCCGAGACCGCGGCGCCGTCGTTCTCCGCGCTGCTGCGCGGCCCGATGAGCCTAGGCACGCTGTACGCGGGCAACGGCTTCCCGTCGATCCCCAGCAGCAGCGACCCGAGTCCCAACGGCGACACGTACTTCAGCGGCGGCGACAACACGCGCCGCCACACCTGCGGCGCCGAGGCGACGCCGCTCGGCGGCGTGACGGGCGGGATGATCTGCGGCGTGCAGATCGAGGCCAACTACACCGGCGTGCGCGACAACGCCACGAACCGCGACCGCTTCGGCGACGCGACCGCGGTGGTGCTGGAGCAGTATCTCGCCGCGCACTGGGGGCTGCAGCTCGGCGACGCACCGCCCCCGCCGCCCAGCGCGATCACGCTCGCGACGCGCGGCTACAAGGTGAAGGGGAGCGCGCGCGTGGACCTCACGTGGAGCGGGGCCGAGGGCGCGAGCGTGGACGTCCAGCGCAACGGGGTAGTCGTGCTGACGACGCCCAACGACGGCGCGCACACCGACGTGCTGGGGAAGCTGACGGGGACGTTCGCGTACCGCGTGTGCGTCGCGGGCACCACCACCTGCTCGCCGACGTCGAGCGTGACCTTCTAGGGAGATGCGGCGAAGGCGACCGCCGCAGCGGGCCGTTCGGGTGCGCTGCGCCGGACCTGTTCGGCCTCTGGAGAGGGTACGGATGCTCCGGAATGGGCGGATCATTCGGATCGCTCCTCGCGGCGGCGCGGTGTCGTGCTCCACGCGGAGCGATCCGGAGCGTCCGCTGCATCCGGAGCATCCGTATCCTCCCCAAAGGCACAGTGAACCGCAGTCGTGGGGCAGCGCGGTTGGACAGGCGGCGCATTACGATTCGCCCATGCGCTCCCGTCCTCTCCTCCTCGCCGCGGTGGGTCTCGCCGCGGTCGTCGCGTCGCTCGGCGCGCAGGCGCCCGTTCCGCCGAATTCGACGTTCACGAACCCGCTGAACCTCGACTACCGGTTCGTGATCGAGTCGCTGGCCGTGCACCGCACGGCGGCGGACCCGCTGATCGTGCTGCACGGCGACGACTACTACCTGTTCGCGTCGCGCTCCGGCGGCTACTGGCACTCGCCCGACCTGAAGACGTGGACGCTCGTGGTCCCTCAGGGCTTCACGCCCGAGGACTACGCGCCCGCCGTGATGGTGATCGGGACGCGCATGTACTACACGGCGCACAAGATGAAGGCGCTGTACGCGAGCGACGATCCCAAGGGCGGCAAGTGGGAGAAGGTCGCGGACCTCGACAGCTACGCCGATCCCGCGCTCTTCGTGGACGACGACGGGCGGGTGTACCTGTACCACGGCTCGGGGCTCAACGGCTCGATCACCGTGGTGGAGCTGGACCCCGCCGACGGCTTCCGCGTGAGGGGCGGCCCGCACGTGCTGTTCGCCGCCGACTACCTCCGGCACGGGTGGGAGCGCTCCGGCCCCGACCACCTGGGCGCGGTGATGGCGGAGGGCTTCCGCATCGGGCCGTACGTGGAAGGGTCGTGGATGACGAAGCACGACGGCACGTACTACCTGCAGTACGCGGCGCCCGGCACGGTGTGGAAGACGTACGGCGACGGCGTCTACACGTCCAAGTCCCCCACCAGCGGCTTCACCTACCAGCCGTACAGCCCCTTCTCGTACCGGCCCGGTGGCTTCATCGGCGGCGCGGGGCACTCGGGGATGTTCCGCGCGAAGGACGGCAGCTGGTGGCGCGTGACGACGATGATCATCTCGGTCGCGCACAAGTTCGAGCGCCGGCTCGGCATCTTCCCGGCCGGGTGGGACCGCGACGGCGTGCTGCGCACCAACACCTACCTCGGCGACCTGCCGCAGCTGCTGCCCGGGGTCGCGCGCGCGCCGCTCGACGACAACCGCGCCGGCTGGATGCTGCTCTCGGGCGGCAAGACGGCGACCGCGTCGTCGTCGCTGGACGGCCGCGCGCCCGCGCTCGCGTTCGACGAGGACATCCGCACCTGGTGGAGCGCGCGCACCGCCGACGCGGGCGAGTGGCTGCGCGTGGACCTCGGCCGCCCGTCGCGCGTGTTCGCCGTCCAGGTGAACTTCGCCGAGCAGGGCGCGCGGGTGCGGGGCCGCGACAGCACGCTGTACCACCAGTACCTGCTGGAGGGCTCGCTGGACGGCCGCACGTGGCGCCCGCTGGTCGACAAGCGGCGCAACACGACCGACGTGCCGCACGACTACGTGCAGCTCGACGCGCCGGTGGAGGTGCGCCACGTGCGCCTCACGAACGGCCACGCGGCGGCGCGCGGCACCTTCTCGGTGCGCGACCTGCGCGTGTTCGGCACGGCGCCGGTGGCGCGGCCGGCCGTCGTGGGCGGCGTGACGGTGCAGCGCGACTCGGTCGACGCGCGCGGCGCGACCATCCGCTGGCGGCGCTCGCCGGGCGCGCGCGGCTACGTGGTGCGCTGGGGCGTCGCGCCGGACAAGCTGTACGGCGAGTTCCAGGTGGGCGACGTCGACGCGTTGACGATGAACACGCTCAACCTCGGCGTGACGTACCACTTCACGGTCGACGCGTTCAACGAGGGCGGCGTGACGAAGGGCAGGGTGGTGGTGAAGGGCTGAGCGGTCGTGCGCGTCGTAGAGTCCGGCAGGCCAACAGTTTAGGCGGTCGACCCGATGGCCGGTCGGACCCGGACGGCGTATCGTGGCGCACCGCCCGCGCACGGTCCGACTTCCCTCGTCCGGAATCGACCATGGCCTGCCCATTCGAGAGCGCCGACTGTCCCGGTCTCGGCACGCCCGTCAACCAGTGTGGGTTCTGCCGATTGCTCGAGCAGGACCAGGAGCTGCAGGCGATGGTCGCGGTCCTCGGGGCGGCCCAGGTGCGTCCGTCGCTCGAGCTGCGCGCCGCGGCGCTGGACGCCGCGCTCGCCCGCGGGCCGATGCCGGCGCTGCCCATGAATCCCGGGCGGCCGGCCACGCTCACCAAGCCCGCCAAGCCGCACAAGCACGTGAACCGCGCCGCCGTCAGGGGCGACACCATCGACCTCGACCTGCTCGAGCGCTCGGCGGGCGACCAGAACTGCGCGCTCTGCTCGTGCGCGGGGTGCGTGAACCTGGCGGTCGGCTACGTGAAGTTCACGACGAAGAAGGTGGCCAAGCTCCACGGCAAGGAGGACGGCTACAAGGCGCTGGGCATGCGCGAGGAGCAGGAGCAGAAGATCATCGCGTTCGTGAGCGCGAACCTCCCCGGCTACACCTGCGTCGTGCGCGGCTCCGACTCCCAGCGCCTGGAGCTGGAGGCGGCGCTCGACTGGATGCGCGGCCGCCCCGACGAGACGGTGTTCGTGATCTCGACGACCGGCGGGATGACCCGCGGTGGCGCCAGGGTCGCCGCGACGAGCTGGGGACACTGGTCGAACGCGATCAAGCGCGACGGGAGCATCGTGTTCGTCGACTTCCAGACCGACCACCAGCAGCGCCTCGGGCGCGGCTTCGTCTCGACACTTCCGATCCTCGGCAACTTCGGCGTGGATTGGGACAAGCCGAAGCTGCAGGTCATCGCGTTCGAGCCGCCGCCGTCGCCACCGCAACCGGTGCCGATTCCGTACCCGAACGTGACGGCGCCGACACAGCGCGCGTGGAGCCCGGCCAGGCCCACGCCCACGACGGCGCAGCTGCCCATCCCCGTCGGCGCGACGCCCACGACGCAGCAGCTCGTCCCGCTCGCGACCGCGTCCGACTGGCAGCCGTCGGCGCGGAAGCTGAAGGGCATGGGGATGAACTACGGCACCAGGCAGGACCTGGACGCGAAGTTCCAGCGCCAGGCGCGCCTGTTCAACAAGCTGCAGTGAGCGAAGAACGGCCCGGCCACCATGCGGTGACCGGGCCGTTCTCGTCGTGCGATGGAACGCTTGCCTACGCGTTCCGGTCGATGCAGGTGTTGCCCTGCGTCACGTTCGGGTTGTTCTCCTCGGCCTGCGGCACCGGGAAGTTCACGTCGCCGCCGTACGTGCCGCCCTTGTTCCACGTGCCCGTCGGGAAGACCGAGTTCGCGGGGCGGTTGTACTGGCGGATCAGGCGGCGCAGGTCGCCGACGCGGTGCCCCGTGCCGAACAGCGCGAAGGCGCGCTCGCGGAACAGCTGGTTGACACGCGCGGCCTCCGTGCCCGCGTCGGTCAGCGGCTGCAGCCCGGCGGGACGGATCGCGTTCAGCGTCGCCAGCGACGCGGCGGCGTTGCCCGCGCGCAGCTGCGCCTCGGCCTCGATCAGGCGCGCCTCGGTGCCGGTGACGATGGCGACCGACGACTCGCGCGCGTTCCACAGCAGCTGCACGTCGAAGCGCAGCGGGCCGCCGTCGTCGCGGCGCGTCTGCGTGACGCCGTTGGTGCGGCACGTCGCGTCGCCGCCCTGGCACGTCGGCAGGCGCGGGTCGGCGGCCGTGGCGAAGTTCAGGCCGTTCGTCCCCTCGCTGTTCCCGACGCTGTAGCGGCGATTGAGGTTGTTGTACGACCAGATCGCGTTCGAGTTGGTCGTCGCCGAGTGCAGCATCTCGTACCGGAACGTCGTCGCGACGCCGTTGACGGCCGTCGCCGCGTCCGCCGGCCGGTTGAGGTTGAGGAGGATGCGGCCCTTCAGCACGCGCAGCGCGCTGCGCGCCCGCACGTCCAGCGCCGACGAGCCGGTGATGAGCGCCAGCCCCGAGTCCGCGTGCGCCAGCGCGCGCTCGAACGCCGCCGTCGTCGTCGTGGGCGTGCCGAACTGCTCGCCCGCGTCGGTGACGGTGCTGAACACCAGGCC
This is a stretch of genomic DNA from Roseisolibacter agri. It encodes these proteins:
- a CDS encoding DPP IV N-terminal domain-containing protein: MRGAINVPSARCSAVLACAVAIAAGCTDPPTRARAPSPGAPLFARGGEGAGPPQSIAFYSNRDGNAEIYLMDPDGSDQTRVTVHPASDVEPDLSPNGQSIVFTSTRSGNADIWLLDLRTGALENLTNTTATEGWPRWSPNGQQIAFQSNRDGNFELYVLDLRTRELTRVTTYAGVDQYPEWSPNGKTLVLRRDMDVWTLDLRTGALTQLTTHPALDQMAAWSPNGKQLAFMSLREGYCSVFLMEADGSGQVNLTPKAPADPASAWCSRAPSWSTNGQRILFMSLRPGTGGSAEIFSIAPDGSDLTRLTTAPGDDGMPTAR
- a CDS encoding family 43 glycosylhydrolase, with the protein product MRSRPLLLAAVGLAAVVASLGAQAPVPPNSTFTNPLNLDYRFVIESLAVHRTAADPLIVLHGDDYYLFASRSGGYWHSPDLKTWTLVVPQGFTPEDYAPAVMVIGTRMYYTAHKMKALYASDDPKGGKWEKVADLDSYADPALFVDDDGRVYLYHGSGLNGSITVVELDPADGFRVRGGPHVLFAADYLRHGWERSGPDHLGAVMAEGFRIGPYVEGSWMTKHDGTYYLQYAAPGTVWKTYGDGVYTSKSPTSGFTYQPYSPFSYRPGGFIGGAGHSGMFRAKDGSWWRVTTMIISVAHKFERRLGIFPAGWDRDGVLRTNTYLGDLPQLLPGVARAPLDDNRAGWMLLSGGKTATASSSLDGRAPALAFDEDIRTWWSARTADAGEWLRVDLGRPSRVFAVQVNFAEQGARVRGRDSTLYHQYLLEGSLDGRTWRPLVDKRRNTTDVPHDYVQLDAPVEVRHVRLTNGHAAARGTFSVRDLRVFGTAPVARPAVVGGVTVQRDSVDARGATIRWRRSPGARGYVVRWGVAPDKLYGEFQVGDVDALTMNTLNLGVTYHFTVDAFNEGGVTKGRVVVKG
- a CDS encoding ABC transporter permease, which gives rise to MTGSDGFRRLVRPAPSARSAARDVDDELQFHLESRVQELLAAGHPREEAERLAAREFGDVRAAREELTAIDRERLRRRGWAESFASWRQDLRFAWRTLRRRPAFSATVLLTIALGLGVTGAVFSVADAALLRPLPYAAPDRLVHLWRTATNAPDARGDLSYPELLDLRERARSLAGVAGYHSNRMVLGTGEQPRVLWAGKTSANFFAVLGVRPAAGRLFAEGEDAVGAARVAVLSHALWQRQFAGDASIVGRAVQLDGASYTVVGVLPATFQFAPVGAADVWVPFDRPADWRTRRSMSWFRGFARLREGATVARARQELDAVAAALAREFPQTSAERGLRAVPLRDEITGPVRPLLVTLLGGAGLVLIVALANVANLLIVRGTGRARELGVRAALGAGRGRLVRQLLTESALLAAFGGALGFVLAQAGVRALIAAIPPERLRGMPYLAAVGGWRLAAFTVAGSLLAAAAFGLLSTLRLVRPQAFEALRQGRGLSDGAAGGRLRDGLVATELGLTVVLLSGALLFARSWTRLMAVDPGFRAERVTTAFIPLPRVAYAPVASRIDFFTRLEARLRALPGVESVGLTSKLPLDAGNSSSYRVVGAPEPAPGREPSASFRSVTPDYFRAMGIPLLRGATFPARIDSTTPALVIVSASLAREAFGREDPIGRQLTINAEPATIVGVVGDVVIGRLEEGVAPTFYLPFGQLPDVSMRVVLRTRGDVGGLEAAIRGAVRALDPQVALYQVYTMDSLVRQSESIFLRRFPLLLLGAFAAAALVLAIVGTYGVVSYAVAQRVRELGIRIALGASSRSVIALVVGHVAVVATVGIGAGLLLAVALSTRAEGMLYGVRATDPATYGAVALLLAVVAAAAAAIPARRASRVDPALSLRAE
- a CDS encoding PadR family transcriptional regulator, which encodes MPPTDLDLLQGTLDVLVLKTLSWGPRHGYAVARWIRDTSDGTIQVEDRALYVALHRLEARGWLESEWGLSDNNRKAKYYRLTDLGRQQLTRKAEDWTVYATAVFRILRTA
- a CDS encoding ABC transporter permease, with translation MGRFHELAAAARALGRRRQDEIELDEEVRFHLDMEAQALEKAGVPPDEARRRARRDFGGVDRYKEEVRDERGTRWLEDVAHDARFSWRSLRRRPGFTFVAALTLALGIGATTALFGVVKAALLTPLPWGRPESLAVVWSAWKGFDQTWLSYDEWEAYRTEIRAFQDVAIFTDGAAMLTDGTGEPERVRSGSVSANLFQVLGVSPQLGRAFTAEEDRPNGANVVILGHDVWQRRFGGDPAIVGRAIQIGGRASTVVGVMPAGFRLPLDYGAAGATQLWLPLATDASQNGATPGPAFNPNGGNHGYYGVARMAPGATTDQADAQLKALLARVDGQNGYQMPPQFRAYAVPVERQITQRVRPVLLVVFAAVGLVLLIACANVAGLLLVRGEHRRRELAVRVALGIGAPRLARLLLMESLILAVLGGALGVMLAALGVWLVRNTAPAGLARVADTQLDLPVLGFALGVAAIAAVLSGVLPAFEGTRVAPAHELRDGGRGATVGAARLRWRQSLVVAEVALAVVLVAGAGLMIRSVRNLFAIDAGFRAEHVLTMRLSTPSTWYGDSVRVAGFWDELQRRVAALPGVQRVGAARLLPLASEMGDWGLRVEGYTPPPGEGVPGDWQVVTPGYFEAMGLRLRAGRFLDARDGMGAPQAMVINRRFAEKYLAGRDPLGARVRVGGSPDSLTYTVVGVVDDVRHNALTLDVKPQFYATLAQYARAPGNTARSMSLVVRTSGDPATLVTPVRAQIRALDPRLPVSEIRTMDDVVGQSIAEPRFAMGLLGLFGVLALTLSAIGIFGIVAQVVASRSHEFGIRAALGARPRELVGLSLRAGAVQAGAGLAIGVVSALALTRVMRAFLHGVAPTDPATFVTVLVVTGAVALAASVWPARRAGRVDPAAVLHEG
- a CDS encoding RagB/SusD family nutrient uptake outer membrane protein, with product MTPRHNAPAPIWRRAASVASLVAAAAALPLTGCTSTSDALSVTDPDIINPVDVQSQAGANAVRLGALARLNAATSGGSSASEGLFLLSGLFADEWENGDSFIARQEVDQRVITPQNNFLTDVSRLLHRARLSAEQATILLKQYNPGGPAAELAEMYFVEAYVENAVGEHYCNGLVFSTVTDAGEQFGTPTTTTAAFERALAHADSGLALITGSSALDVRARSALRVLKGRILLNLNRPADAATAVNGVATTFRYEMLHSATTNSNAIWSYNNLNRRYSVGNSEGTNGLNFATAADPRLPTCQGGDATCRTNGVTQTRRDDGGPLRFDVQLLWNARESSVAIVTGTEARLIEAEAQLRAGNAAASLATLNAIRPAGLQPLTDAGTEAARVNQLFRERAFALFGTGHRVGDLRRLIRQYNRPANSVFPTGTWNKGGTYGGDVNFPVPQAEENNPNVTQGNTCIDRNA